Sequence from the Leptospira johnsonii genome:
GGTTGGGGTTCAGATTACAACGTAAAGGTGATAAGAGATGTGATGAGCCCTGCTCCATTCTTCTTATTTTCCATTTTCTTATGGCTTCCTTTGATCTACACATTTTTCAGAAGTTATTCTTTCGAATCCAAAAGAGTTTAAGGATTTATTATGTGGAATTTTATAAAAGGACTTGTTTATCCTCTGTTCGCTGCCTCGTTAGGACTGGGTTTTTTTTCGGAATACACAAAAGGTGGAGCTTCCACCGATTTCGAAGAAGTGAATCAAGTTCCTAAAACAGTCAGACAGAACCCTGGCATCTACCGTTCTCATTATGCTTGGTTCACCAGAAATTTCCCAGGGGGAAAATAAACTGCAGAGAGCCCTATTAATCTCCGTCTTAATCCTTTCTTCCTGCGGTTTAGTATACGAACTATTAGCTGGTACAGTGGCGAGTTACCTACTCGGAGAAACAGTCACCCAATTCTCTTTAGTCATAGGGGTATATCTATTCTCCATGGGTATCGGCAGTTGGCTTTCCAGATATCTAATAGAAGATCTGATCCCTAAGTTTCTGGATGTGGAACTCGCCTTAGGGTTATTAGGCGGATTCAGTGCGGCAATTTTGTTCTTAAGTTTTGGACAAACCAGGATTTTCCAAATCCCACTATTCAGCATCGTAGTGGCAGTAGGCACTTTGGTGGGAATGGAAATCCCTCTTCTTCTCCGGATCCTAAAAAATAAATTAGGATTTCGTGATATGGTTTCCAAGGTGCTCAGCTTGGATTACGCCGGAGCACTTCTAGCATCTTTGGCATTCCCTATATTCTTTGCTCCTAAATTGGGAATGGTGAGGACCTCTTTCTTTTTCGGATTATTGAACGCCGGGACCGCATTATGGGGCACATTCGTCCTTCCCATATCCGAAAAACATAAAAACTTACTAAGAGCAAAATCCTTTCTTGTATTGACCCTTTTAGGATTAGGATTCGCATTCTCGGAGATGATCACTTATTATAGTGAAGAAAATCTTTTTTCTGACGAGATCATTTATTCCAAACAAACTAATTTCCAAAAGATCATAGTCACCAGATACAAGAGTGAACTCAGACTATTTTTGAATGGGCACCTGCAATTCAGCTCCAGGGACGAGTATAGGTATCACGAAACATTAGCGCATCCGGCCCTTCTCTCTCATCCAAACCCAAAAAGAGTATTGGTTTTGGGAGGTGGAGACGGACTCGCAGTCAGAGAAATATTAAAATATCCAGGTATAGAATCCATTACCTTGGTGGATCTGGATCCTGAGATGACACGTATCTTTTCAGAACAGCCCATTCTCACTGAGATCAACGGATCTAGTTTAAAAAACCCGAAAGTAACAGTACAAAATGCGGACGCATTTTTATGGTTAGAGGAATCTAGTTCAGTATTCGACGTTGTCCTAATTGATTTTCCGGATCCAAGTAATTTCTCTATCGGAAAATTATACAGCACCGCATTTTACAGAAGTTTAAAACGAAGGCTCAACGAATTTTCAGTCGTAGAGATACAGTCCACTTCTCCACTATTTGCCAGAATGTCCTTCTGGTGTGTGGAAGCTACCCTCAAGGAATCAGGATTTAATACCAGAGCATTGCATGTATACGTTCCTTCTTTCGGAGAATGGGGTTTTATTTTAGGAAGTGTGGGCAAGCTTGGAGGATACAGAAAAGATCTTCCAGCAGGATTAAAATTCCTGAATGAAACGGAGCTCAAATCCATTTCGGAATTTCCCCAAGACATGTCCAAGGTGCCTACTGAACCGAACAGATTGGATAACCAAAGTCTTGTGCGTTATTACGACCAAGAATGGAATCGTATCTTAGATTAAAAGGATCCGAACTTCTCCCTTTACTTAGGTTCCCAAAATTTCAAAGCAGTATAGATTTTTAGAAACTAGGATTCTTTCTTAAAAAGCGGAAAGAACTTCCCTAAACTTATTAAAACTTAAAAATTGATGAAAAAGAGGACTTTCTTAGATGAACCGTAAACTTAAAAGTATCTGCATCGTATTATTATTCTTATTAGGCGTTTCCGCTTCTCATGCACAATCCGCAACCACGGAAACCACGTTACACGACTTTATGGAAGATTATACTAAGCCTGCTTCCAAAAAAGCTAAAAAAGGAGACAAGGCCGCACTCGAAAGGATCTTGAAAGAAGTTCCAAACTGGGCCTTGGACGAACAAAAAGCAAAATGGAAAGAGATCACCGATACAGCTCTTGCTTCCGGAGATCTGGAATCTTCCTGCAAAAACTGTCATAAAGAATACAAAAAAGAATATAAGAAGAGCTACAGAAAACGTCCTATCCAGGTTTCCAACGATCTGATCAGCTTTTTGAAAAACTCGAAGTAATTTCCTTCTTAAAACTTTCATCGGGGATCGGCAAATAATCCAAGACGAGAAAGGTCAAATCGTCTTCGAAATGTTTTCTGTTCCCTGTAAAACTTCTCACAGTAGCAAATAGATCCTCGGCCAGTTTTTCTCCCGAGGATTGCATATGTTCGCTTAACAACTTATAATATCTTTGGAATCCGAAAATTTCACCGTTTTTGCTTCTGGCTTCGGTGATCCCGTCCGTATAAATGATCAAACGATCTCCGGGTTTCATCTGGAATTCGATCACGGAGTTTTTTAGATTCGGATCCATTCCCATGATCCAACCTGGTAAAAATATCTCCTTAGTATCTCCTGATTCCTTGTCTATAGCAACGATAGGAGGATGCCCCGCATTGGAATAAGTCACCTTTCCGTTTGCAGGATCGATCAGAAGATAAGCTGCAGTGATAAAATGTTTTCCATACTTGCCGCTCAAAGACCTGTTAATACTTCTTAAAACTTCTGCAGGATCTTCATTCTTTCTGGATTCAATGGAGAAAGCCAACTTCACCATGGAAGAAATGATCGCAGCAGGAACGCCGTGACCGGAAACATCAGATAAAAAGATTCCCAACTTACCTGATTCCAAATGTTGGAAATCGTAGAAGTCCCCTCCTACGGAACTTGCAAATTCACTTCGCACGGAAAGTTTGAGATTTTTCACTTCAGGCAAACGATCCGGAAGAATGGACTCTTGCAGTTCTCTTGCAATCTTCAGCTCTTGTTCGATCTCAGTTAACTTTAACTGGTTTTCGTAATTTTCTAACCTTGCTTGTAGAGAATCTTTCTCTAATGTTTTGATCCTATCCGCCAAAGCAAAAGAAAGAAGTGTCATCTCCACCAAGGAGCCGAACTGAGCGGACCAATGTGTAAGTTCCGTGTCCTGGATAATGGACAAATTCCTAAGAGCTGTAATCAGAACAAAAAGGATCAGAACGGACCAAGCTAATAGGAAATAACGTGCAGGGCGGTATCCTCTTCTCAATCGGATCGCAGCAGAATAGATCACCAAAACCGCTGCCAGGAAAGGATACCAGGAAACTGCCCAGATCATAGGTCCGTAAATGCTGGAGAATAAAGAGGCAACAAATCCTAAAATCGCAACTCCGGACAGTATTAAGAAAGCATAATTCTTCCAGCCTGTCTCTCTTTCCATATGTAAGAAGGAACGAGTAAACAAAAGAGAAAACGCCACAGACAAGAACGCGAAACCAGTCAGATAATCGTTCCAAGAAGTGGCTGGAGCAGGGATTAAATATTGAGGTCCAACTCCTGTGACCGCCATCTGCCAGAATCCATAAAACAACAAATATAGAACATAGAAGAAATAACTGGAGTCCTTCACTACGAAGGCAAGAAATCCGTTATACACCAACATGATCCCAATGGCTCCAAAGAATATCCCTAAGAATAAATTCTCCATTTGGATATGAGCAGCGAATTCCTTCGGAGCCCATGCTTGGAAATTCAAAACCAAGGATCTTCTTGTAGAAGCGTGGATTAAAAATTCTTCCTGTTTGTTCGGAGGAGTCTCAATCAGAAATGCAGGTTGGATATAGGACATCCTCAGATCTCTGGAAAGTTCGGACCAGGCCCATCCCCCCGGTCCCCATACTCTTTTGTAGACTATGAGATTTTCCATACCGGGGTTATTCAAAACCAGATACCAGGAAATCGTTCCTTCTTTAGGTGGGGCTTGTATCTTGAACTTTATTAAAAACTGATCGTCGGTGAAACTGAAAGAGAGACTGTCCTTATCCACTTTTGTCCAGTCACCCGATTCTAAGTCGGTTGGAGTTTGAACTTCTCCCGGACGGATCTTTCTGATGGAAGTAAATTTATTTATAGGCGTTCCGGACATAGAGCCGGAGATCGGAAAAACGGGAACATCTTCCTGAGAATATAGAGAGCCTATGCTTAGGATAAGGATCAGCAGAATGAAGCTGAAGTTCCGAATTTTTCGGAAAATATTCACCAAAAATCTCCCTAACCGGGAAGACTTTTTGCCCCGGCCAATTTACAAATATAATGAAAATGTTCTTCGCTAACCGGTTGGATCGAAAGTCT
This genomic interval carries:
- a CDS encoding polyamine aminopropyltransferase — its product is MQRALLISVLILSSCGLVYELLAGTVASYLLGETVTQFSLVIGVYLFSMGIGSWLSRYLIEDLIPKFLDVELALGLLGGFSAAILFLSFGQTRIFQIPLFSIVVAVGTLVGMEIPLLLRILKNKLGFRDMVSKVLSLDYAGALLASLAFPIFFAPKLGMVRTSFFFGLLNAGTALWGTFVLPISEKHKNLLRAKSFLVLTLLGLGFAFSEMITYYSEENLFSDEIIYSKQTNFQKIIVTRYKSELRLFLNGHLQFSSRDEYRYHETLAHPALLSHPNPKRVLVLGGGDGLAVREILKYPGIESITLVDLDPEMTRIFSEQPILTEINGSSLKNPKVTVQNADAFLWLEESSSVFDVVLIDFPDPSNFSIGKLYSTAFYRSLKRRLNEFSVVEIQSTSPLFARMSFWCVEATLKESGFNTRALHVYVPSFGEWGFILGSVGKLGGYRKDLPAGLKFLNETELKSISEFPQDMSKVPTEPNRLDNQSLVRYYDQEWNRILD
- a CDS encoding PP2C family protein-serine/threonine phosphatase, with translation MNIFRKIRNFSFILLILILSIGSLYSQEDVPVFPISGSMSGTPINKFTSIRKIRPGEVQTPTDLESGDWTKVDKDSLSFSFTDDQFLIKFKIQAPPKEGTISWYLVLNNPGMENLIVYKRVWGPGGWAWSELSRDLRMSYIQPAFLIETPPNKQEEFLIHASTRRSLVLNFQAWAPKEFAAHIQMENLFLGIFFGAIGIMLVYNGFLAFVVKDSSYFFYVLYLLFYGFWQMAVTGVGPQYLIPAPATSWNDYLTGFAFLSVAFSLLFTRSFLHMERETGWKNYAFLILSGVAILGFVASLFSSIYGPMIWAVSWYPFLAAVLVIYSAAIRLRRGYRPARYFLLAWSVLILFVLITALRNLSIIQDTELTHWSAQFGSLVEMTLLSFALADRIKTLEKDSLQARLENYENQLKLTEIEQELKIARELQESILPDRLPEVKNLKLSVRSEFASSVGGDFYDFQHLESGKLGIFLSDVSGHGVPAAIISSMVKLAFSIESRKNEDPAEVLRSINRSLSGKYGKHFITAAYLLIDPANGKVTYSNAGHPPIVAIDKESGDTKEIFLPGWIMGMDPNLKNSVIEFQMKPGDRLIIYTDGITEARSKNGEIFGFQRYYKLLSEHMQSSGEKLAEDLFATVRSFTGNRKHFEDDLTFLVLDYLPIPDESFKKEITSSFSKS